Below is a genomic region from Leptolyngbya boryana PCC 6306.
TGCAGGTGTATCTCGATGCTCGAACGTTTCCAGCGTTAATGTATTGCCGTGGTAGATGTCTGCCATCACTCCAAGCAATCCAAGCTGGATCACGCACATATTAAAAGCGTTGCGCGATACATCGACCGCGTGAAACAAGACGCGATCGCTCGCATCATCAATCTGAAGCTCCTCTTTGATGACCTGGTACGCCTCGATCAAAAGTCCACCAGAGCCGCAAGCTGGATCAGAAATCGTAATTAGTTTCTTTTGGTTCAAAATAGACTCTAAAAACGATCGAGTTAACGTCATCCGAGCCATTGTAATTCCTAACGACTCAGGTGTGTAAAACTCTCCATTTCGCTCATTTGCTCCAAAGTCCATATAGATTGGACCCAGAAAATCCCTCTCAAAGGTTTGCACCGCAAATGTTGTCATTCCTAAAAGTGATGCAAATGCATTCATCTCTTTTTCGGAATGCCGTTTCGCGATCGCAAAGTATTGAGCTTCGCGTTCATTGAACCTTTCATCTTTCGGGATCGCCCCTGCGTTGTAAGGCATTTGCGAAACCACGATCGAAGCAACCTCTAAAAAATCCCTGAATAAATCCCTCGGTGCCCGATGTGCGGAGACCTCTTCGAGAATTGAACGAAACGACCGCTGCGCGTCCTCAAACGTCGCAATAACCTTCTGCTTTTTCCCACTCAAAATTGATCAACCTCAATTCAGCGAGGAGTATCGCTATCAAAGGCAACCGTTCAGGTCAATCAAAATCGTCATGTGGGAAAGCGGAGAGCGCAACCTACGATGAAATTTCGCTCCATAGTGTTGTTGTGGTCCGAAGGCTCAAGAAATCGCCATTTCCAAGAATAAGATGATCTAGAACTGGCAGCATGAGAAGCTGTCCCGCATCGAGCAGTTGTTTTGTCAGTGCGATATCTTCTGAACTAGGAGTAAGATTTCCAGACGGATGATTATGGGCGATAATCAAGCGGGCCGCGTTTTGTCGAATCGCTTCTCGAAATACATCCGGCGGATGTACGCAAGTCTGATTCCCACTTCCGATCGCGATCAGTTGCTGCCCTAGCAGCTGATGCTTGATATTGAGCAGCAGAACAGCGAACCGCTCCTGGGGTTGAAACATTAGATTTTTCGACAAAGCTTGGGCTGCGAGTTCAGGCGAATCAATCACTGTTCCAATGGGAGGTGACTGTAGAAATAATCGTCGTCCTAGCTCGATCGCGGCAAGAATCGTCGCCGCCTTCGCTTCTCCAATGCCATTGACCTGCATTAATATTTCCGGCTTGGCCTCTCTCAGCGATCGCGTTGCATCATCTAGATGATTTTGTAGATGAGCGAGCAGCTTTTGAGCGAGAGCGACTGCGGACTCTCCTTGAGAGGCATTGCCGCTTCCCAGTAGAATTGCGAGTAGCTCTGTATTTGAAAGATGTCCTGCTCCTTCGGTGAGTAAGCGCTCCCGTGGTGTTTCACCCTGTGGATAATGACGAAGCGTCAGGGTAGGATCTGACGATCGTTTTGCTGCGGCATACGAAGACTTGAGTGTCGGTGAAATGCTGAAGTCAGCCCAATCAGTCTCTAATGAATGATGAATCTCTTCGCGCATTTTTGAAGTACGACTATGCAAGCCCTCAATTATCGAATCGCTGTTCTGCTGCCCAAAGCAGGCGAGATGCACTGGAATTGATGTATCCTTCTGACTGCAACCAACTGAGATATTGATGTTGATCGAATGGCACTCGGTAAGCATTGAAGCCAAGATGCCTTAGCTCTGAAATGACGCGCATCACAAAGCCCTGATGAATGCCGACTGATCCGAGAATCTGGGCATCCTCACAGTAGATCTGAAAATCGCTTTCGGTCAGGTAGGTAATGATTGGAATCGTAGATAGCGGCATTGTGGCTGTACTCTGCGATCGCGCTGTTTGAATGACATGCTCACATGCTTGCGAAAGTAATGAGTCAAGCTGCATCAATAGCATGATTGCAGCATCAGGAATTGCAGCTTGATCATTGATCCACGCTTCGATAACGCTGACATCAACTTTGAGATAACGGCTCATTGTTTCAGCATTCAAAAAGTTGCGGATCACAATCGCTTCAAATTGGTCTCTACTCATCGTGCCAGTGGCTCAAGCATGTTCTACAACTTTCTACGAATCGTTCGCCTCTGTCAGTCCCGATCTTACTCAATCTGACGTGAGTTCGACGAGGGAAAGTAGCGCAAAAGAAAAGCTGAGACTACGTTTGAAAGAGTAATCAAAATCTTTCGAGTCTCAGCTTATGGAACCTATCGTATCGCGCCTCGACCTGACAGCTTTGTTCTGCGACGTAGACGACTTCTGCCAGACCTTTGAATGGGCATGGGCACACCAGCCCCAACTGCCGTCGATGCCTGGAGAGAAACGCAGTCGTTCCCGGTTGCGCTTGAGTGAAGTGATGACCATCGTGATTGCCTTTCATGCTTCTGGTGCAAGGACATTCAAGGATTTCTATACCCTGACCGTTCTACCGCATTGGCGCAAAGCGTTTCCGAATTTGGTGAGCTACACCCGATTTGTGGAACTGATGCCTTGGTGCTTGATGCTGTTGTGTTGCTTCCTGATGACCCGACGCGGCGAGATGACGGGGATTGCCTTTGTCGATTCCACTCCAATTGAGGTGTGCCATCCCGCCCGTGCCCACAGTCACAAGGTGTTCAAACATCAAGTGGGTTGGGGCAAAAGCTCAACGGGCTGGAAGTTCGGCTTCAAGTTGCATCTGATCATCAACGAACACGGAGAACTCCTGGCGTTCAAGCTGACTCCTGCCAATACTGACGACCGTGCTCCTGTGGCTGAAATGACCGAAGGCATCTTCGGCAAGCTGTTTGGAGACCGGGGCTATATCTCACAGAAGTTGTTTGAGGAACTGTACGAGCGCGGCTTGAAACTGATCACCAAACGCAAGCGCAATATGAAACAGAAGCTCGTCACGCTGATGGATAAGATTCTGCTGCGAAAGCGTTCCCTCATTGAGTCAGTGAATGACCAATTGAAGAACATTTGTCAGATTGAGCATTCTCGTCATCGCAGTTATTGGAATTTTCTGGTCAACCTGATGGCCGGGTTGATTGCTTACACCTATCAGCCCAAGTTACCGTCGCTCGATTTGCAACCGAAAGGGTTGCCTGCTTTGCCTCCTGCCATCTTTTAGCGTGTCGAACTCACGTCAATCTGACGCTCGAAACCTAGCAAAAACTGCGATCGCGGTTGACTAGGGCCGTACTTTTTCTTGCCAGCGCTTATTTTCGCTCTACTCGTCCTGAACGGCGCATCGATTCCCAAAGGATCTGAGCTATCTTATGCTCGAAAAGAGCGACCTGAAGTGGATCATTTTTAGGTGGTTTTGTGAGAAGGCGAACCAGCTCACTCATTCTTCCAAAGTCTTCCTCTGCATGTTCAAGCAGAACTAATAAGGCTCGAAAAATGTGACTAAAAGTATTGGGTTCACCTGTGAGGCGGTATGCAAAGTCCTGCCATTTTTTCCGCTCTGAATTTGTGCAGCGAACCCGGATTTCACTCGACATGATTTCTCGGCGTTCTCCGGCTTTGGGCTGAGATCTTGCCATCGCAGTGAGTGAACTTTGTGAATTCCCTGCCCCTTCATCAAGTTCAGTTGGCTTGCTCTGATCAAGGGGCTCAGAATCTTGAGGAACGGTTAAGGATTGATCTAAATCGCTGAGTGGGGAGATGACCCGCTGCAAGCGTGAGCCAACAGGATTGTAGTTAACATCGAGGACTGTTGCTCGCTTACCCATGATCAACCTCATCAAAAGTTTGACGATCGAAAAAACGAGCAATCTTTGCCTTAAACTCTTGCGCCATATCACGGAAGCACTGAGTAATGGCATGATCAGGATGCGTTTGGAAGATCGACTTCTGTTGGGTCTGGGCGGTGGGGATAATGGTAGAGCGCTGAATGACAGGTTTGAGGACGTATTCTTTGAATTCCTTATCCACATAGGCAATGAGTTCCCGACTTAGCCGAGTGCGGGCATCGACTGCTCCGATCGCTAACCCTACGAGCTGTAAATCTGGATTGCCGTATTTTCTCACTTCTTCAATGTCATGCAGCGCTTCTTGCAGACCTTGAATTGCCAGCCCTTCTGGAATGGCAACGAGCAAGAAACCATCCGCTGCTTTATAGGCCGCCACGATGGGTAGTGGAGCGCTAGGAGGCGTATCAAGAAAGATAAAGTCGTAGTAACCCCGTAGTTTCTTGATCACAGGCTTGAGGACATCATGAAGAGGCGTATCGTCAAACTTTGACTTCTTGGCTCGAAGCCGCTCCTCTAGCTCTTCTAGCTTGCGTGAGCCCGTCAGAAGATGAAGAGACTCTGGTAGGGAATGACCTTCATCTTCATGCGTCACGATCGCGGTTAGTGGATCTTCATCTCCAAGCAATACTTCAAACGTTCCCAGATAAGCACGAGGGTCGATGCCTAGATGCTTTGTTGAGCCCGCATTTACATCCAGGTCAATGATCAGCACCTTATGTCCCTGCTCTGCGAGCGCATAGGCAAGCTGAATGGTCATGGTGGTCTTGCCGACTCCTCCTTTTTGGTTGCCGATGCCAATTACAAGGGTTTGATGTTGGCGTTTCATACGGTGTTATGCAAAAAAAGTAGATAAAATCTTGCAGCGATAACTGACGTTGTTCCTACGTCGCGATGTAGGAACGTAGGAATGTTGTTACCGGAACTCTCTCAAACGGCTTCAGTTTAGACAAGCTCAAAAGCCCATTAAAACAGTGAAAAATCTAATCCTCTTGCTATCGCGCTCGCGTGGTGATGCTCCGCAATGTCCCTACGTAGGCATGTAGGCATGTAGGAACGTTCCTACGTCGCGACGATGTAGGACGCTCTTCGGGGATCGATTGAGCTAATACTGCGATATTGCAAACTCTTCTAAGCTATTGTCGAATGATGATAGGGCACGCTCAGGTCTAAGATGACGCTTTGATGACAAAGCATCCGCCGGTTTCACCTTTCTTGAGATCAGGAGAAACGAGCAGTGCAGGGGTGAGCTTGTGATGAAAAAAGAAGGCTCCCGCACTCAAAGATGATTCGATGAAAATGAGAGAGCCAAAAAGATCAGTCAGGTCTAACGATCGAAAATCAATTCCAAAGAAGAAAGCAAATGCCTAGCCCGCATCTGCTTCTTTCGTTCTCTGAAGGTTCAGAATGAATTTCTCCGGTTAGCTTCTAGGTAGACTAGAACGACACATTTGGTTCGTCAAGAGATTAACTCTGAGTGGGTTTGTGCGGTTTGATTTTCGATCTCCACGTTTGGAGGTATCGAAATGCATTCTACTCAATCTTCTTCGCCCATTGAAGGGGGATACTGCCTGCTTTCCCAAGCGACCCTTACGAATGTCTTGGGCGCACTCATCGATCGCGCCATTTCCTATCGAGCGGCACGAGTCTTTTTTGCCTGCTGTTCGATGCGATCGATTCGAGAAGCAGCGGCTCGTTGTCAGATCCGAAAGCACCAGAAGATTCAGTTTCGATTCGACGAGATTCGCCAACGTGTCGGCACTCAATCTGAGAAACTGATTCGAGCGGATTTAAAGCAGCTTGAGCGATCGGGCCTTCTCTCTTTTACTCAAGATGCGATCGAGGTTGTGACCGTTCCAATCAACTTCACGCAATCGTTCGATCTAGGTCGCTCGATGCGACGACTCATTCCAGTTCCCCGGCGCATTCTAGAATATCTCGCCCAATGTCCCAGTCCTTCCGTACTGCGTGGCATCATCGTTTATGTGCTCAGAGGTCTCACGCTTCGTCAAGGGATTGTTTATGCCTGCGGCTCAGTTAAATCCTCTTGGGTCGCTCAGATTGCTCATATCAGCCTTCGCGCAGCGAAATCAGTTCGTGCTCATTTGATTGAGATTGGGTGGCTAACCAAAGATACTGGCTCCACTCAGCGAAAGCTCAATGCTACAGGTGCTTTTTTCCGCATCAATACTCAATGGAGGCGATCGTCTTCTACAACGAAGCAACCTCGGGCTGTGGATAACTCGACAACTTCAGATTCTCAATCTGCACCCCTGATCGCAAAATTGGGGAGTAAATCTGCACCCCCAATACAAGACTTAAAAACTTCTACGAACTCTAAAGACCAGAAATCTTCCAAATCACTTCCTGGTGTTTATCAACAAACTCAAAAAATTTCGCCACCGATACTCCACAACATCCAGGCAAACGACCTGTATCATTTTCACCGCTTGGAGCTTCTGTATTGGCAAGCGATTGCGGCGAAATGGCTGATCCACTCTGAAGCGAGTACACTCAATTGGATCTGTGCAGCAGTCAGGGCGCGAGAAGTTGTCAAGCGTTCAGGCGGCAATGCCGTCAAAGTTTTTGTCACGATTGTCCGCCGCAAACTCTGGAATACAATTACAGGAACGCAGGAAGACTACGCTCGCAAAAGCCTGGTTCGATTTCGAGAGACCTGTCCACAACTTTTTCGTCACAGGAGCGAGAGCGATCGCAGGATTTCTGTTTGAGCTTTTCTGACTCAATTTTAGGAGATTTACATTTCGTTGCTACATCGCTACGGAGCTTCCGCAACTGCCTGATAACTTGCAAGCTCACTGAGCGAACAGTCCAGCTTCTCACAAAGAATCTGCATCTGGAGTGGAGTCAGTTTGGGAAAGCTTTCCCCTGTTTCCCAGGAACTAATGGTCTGCTTGCTTAAACCCAAGGCTGATGCCAAATCCTTTTGTCGAATTTGACTCCGTTTTCGTTTGAAACAGAGCCACTCACTAAAAGTCATCGTAGATCCAGGAAGGGTCATAGCTGGAGTCACTGAGCGAAAGACGTGGAATAAGAATACCTCAAATTTCAGATGAGTAGGTCAACTTCTTGACCGTTTTCAAGATGAGCTGTCTGATCCACTGGACAAGTCCAGAAAATCATTCTTTGTCTGGCTGTGTGGATCAAAACAGGGATTTATGGATTTGTCCGCTTTAGGATTACTTTCGTAACCCGTGATCGCAGCAGCTCAAAGGATTAAAATAGAAGCTGCCAATAGATACCGATGCTGCAATTGCAGCATCGGGTTTGCCTGAAGAGATATCAAAACTCCTTCAGAGCATATCAGACCATTTTTTCTAATTGCGCTAAAACATTTTTCAACACTGTTTTAAGCTCGTTCCGCTGCTCTACAGGAAGTGCATCTTTAAGGCTTAAATCGCGGATAACGTGAATCACTTGGTCAACCTGTTCATTGCGATGTTCGCCGGATGAATCTTCTGCTTCCCCACTTTTAGAGGATTGTTTTCTTTGTTCAGCTACCCATCGTCTTGTTTCGATCGTCGATAAGTTCCGAGAGGTCACTTCTTTGATTGCTTTCTGTCGCAACTTTAAAGCTTGTTTTTCTGTGATTCCAAGCTTTTGAGCAGACAGCCCATTGAGAAGTAATGCTTGAGGACAGCCTAGCCGTTGAGTTCGGATTGCTGCTTTTAAGTCATCAAACAGGTTGAGTGTAGGAAAAATGTTGCGATTGAGAGAAGCTGGGTGTTCCTGTAGACCAAGAAAGACCAAAAACGTTTGAACTTCGATTTCCTCAAGCCCAAGCTCTTCCAGTACTCTCTGTTGTTCTTCCTGGGGTTGAAGATGTAAACGATCTCCAAGGGATTGATTTTTACGCTTCAGCCGAATCAATACTCGATTTACGATGCGGGATACATCTTCTTGGGGTAAATCTGGAATTTCATCACTCGCGATCGCAACCAGCGTTTCTGCCTTGTCAAGTGCGTTTAATCCTCGACGGTGCAAACTGGTCAGATAAGCTCTGCGTCGAAGTGTTTTATCATCTTGAGGTCGGGCTGTGAAGACAGCATCAATGGTTTCCCACCCCATCGCTTCAGCCGAGCGCCAGCGACACTCTCCATCAAATAACATTCCATCTTCAAACAAGATGATTGGATCGAGTTGCCCTTCTTTTAATAGAGATAGCCGCATTGCTTCGACCTCTTCATCAAAGGTCTGACGGGGCTGGTTCGGGTTTCGATGAACTTTGTTGACTGGGTATTTAACGACTCCCTGAGTGCCTTTGAGATGATCTCGCAATACCCCGATCTGCGTTTCAAGTTGCGCTTGCTCTTTTGGATCCAGCATTTGTGATCTGAGATGTTCAATCTCACTAACAAGCTGTTGTTCCCGCTCTACGTTCTGGCTCAACTCTTCTTCTAGACTTTGAACTTTGCCTCGCAGATTGTGAAGTTCTTGGTTCTGATCGACTTCACTAAAAAAGTTATCTATGTCGAGTCGATCTCGCTTTGCCACGTTGCTTTCCTCCCAATTCTTTCACAATATTATTAACGATCGCCTCAAGCGGCTCGATAGCTGGGTGGCTCGTTCGATGTACCCTTAATGGCACCCCCTCTGACCACGCATTTGTGAATGCGGTGTAATGTCGGATCATCGGAAAAACTTCATAGCCTCGCGCTTTGTAGTAGGGCGGTAGCTCTTGGGACAATCGCTGATGTTCCGCCCCATTTTCAACATTATTGATGACAAAACCTAGAATTTTAGGTGGCGAATCAAGTTTGAGTTCTTGAATACTCGCAGCATACCAGTCTAATAGTACTCTTGTTCCGTCAATCGCCTTTGCATCAGGCACTAACGGGATGAGCAGATGAGTTGCAGCAACCAGAGCTGCTTTGGGAATTGTTTCTAGCGTTGCAGGGCAGTCAAAAATAATAAGATCATGTGGCAAGGGATATTGCTCGATCGCATCCTTGAGCAGGTCAACTCCCCCAGTTTGCGCCAAATTTGGCATCACTTTGAAAAGGGCATTTCCTCCTTGCAATACCTCAAGGGTCTTAACATGATTGCTCCAAACGGGGACAAATGAATACGTTCCATCAAAGAAGCCTGAGAAGATCCAGGCGCAAGTTGTTTTCGGTGCAGGGGTCTTATTTAGGCGACAGGCAACATTAAGCGAACCTTGAGGGTCGAGATCAAACAGCCCGACTTTGTATCCTAATCGAGCAATTTCGTACCCCAGGTTTGCTGCCAACGTGGTCTTACCCACGCCCCCAGCCCCCGTCATAATTGCCAATCTGATTTGCTTTGCCATGGGCCTCATTATAATTGTGAGGTATGTACCGTAGCACTACAGTACACGAAATTCAGCTTGTTGAATCAGATTAAGTCCTCCATTTTCAGTTAAGCTCTCTATGAATGAGGTATGTACCGTAGCACTACAGTACGCGAAACCTGGCTTGAATTTATCAGATGTTTGTGGACTGAGGTTTCCTCAACCAACAATGCTCGATTACGCAGTTTGCCGAAAATAGGTCGAGAAAACAGCGACTTACGACTTTGGAGCATAGGTTCACTGTATCGACGGATTAATGGTATTACCGTTAATAAGTGGCTTGCTCGCCTAATTTCTTGCTCTAGCATCAGAGACGGAATAATGGTAATACCATTCGATGGATTCTTCTCGGCGACGCATCGTTGTTCCAATCTCTCTTCAACCTGCTGATCGAGCAAGACTTGAAGAGTTGCGATCACGCTTTGCCACTATTTTAAAGTCGAACATCAATACAAGCGAAACGGTTCGACTTGCGATCTCAATTGGCTCTGCTGCTTCTCATGAGCAAGTACGACAAGTTGTTCTACAAACAACGCGAATCCCACGCGGTCGCCCTCCTATACCTTGGACTGCTCGCTATTTAGATGATCAGGAGGAAGAGTGGGTTAGAGAAGAGCAGGAGCGACTTCAGCGCCTCAGATTGATACATGAACTTCAAGTTCTGCGATCTTATTTGGTAAGAACGTCAGATCAAGAGAAGCGATTAGAAGAAATTTGTCGTGAACTCAATATGGTGCTGGCTTAGCAGGTTATCTCTTAGAGCCGATAGAGAATGACTCAGACTCTGTGTATTGCCCTCAAAATTCTGTTGCAACGTCGCAACGGAAAGATTTCTCTTTAATTTAAAGTTGAAATTTGCGATTGTATTCCAACGTGATTTCCGTAGCCGAACAGTTCTGAGCATGTTGCTAAACCTAATATTTGAGTATGAAGGCGGAAAACGACGCTGTCGCAATCAATTTGGTCGAGGATGTCGATACAAAACAAAACGTTCAGCTAATTCCTCTCAACTGCATTCAAGTTGGCAAGCAATCCCGAACCTATTTTTCGCCACATAGCTTAAATCTACTTGCGCAATCCTTTCAAAGGTATGGATTTCAAGGTGTGATTAATGTCCGTTATATTGATCGAGATTGCTATGAAGTCGTAGCAGGCGAGCGCCGCTTACGAGCCGCTAAGCTTGCGGGCTTAAAGGCTGTTCAGTGCATTGTCGGAGACTTTACGCCTGAAGAGGCATTAGAATTTGCACTTCGAGAAAACCTTCAGCGCGAGGATCTCAGTAAACTTGAAGAAACCGAAGCTCTGCTAGCACTATTGTCTTTGAAGCTCAAGCTAGAGCAGTCGCACATTATCGAGGTGATTAATAAAGAAGGGCATCTCGACCGACAGAAAAATAATCAACCTAAAAGTACAGAGTTGCAGCAGATTGAATCGTTGCTCGGCTCGTTTGGAATTGAGCTTCAGACATTTCGGACTAAGAATTTGCGAACGCTCACTCTCCCCTATGAGATTCGCCAAGCTCATTTAGAGGGAGGATTACCATATTCCTCAGCGTTAGAGATTGGCAAAGTGAAAGATCCGACAGTCCGTGCCAATGTTCTTCAAGAAGCATTAGCTCAAGGATATTCAGTCCGAGATGTGCAAAGCATCGTTCAACAGGTCGCTCAACCTTCTTCTCGTGAGACATTAAAACCGAGCGATCGGGTTCATGCGATCGCGCGTCGGTTAAAAAAAGTAGAAGCCTCTATTCGAGATCGAGTGAAGCTGGATCAAGTGATTGATCAATTCATTGATGTGCTCGAGGAGATTGTCAAGGATCGCGCTTCCTAATCCGCTTTTCGTTCGAGTCTTAGATGCAATTCGACGCGGGGGCGATGAGATTTACGACGCATTCGATTCATCGTTTTGACGAGCTTCAGCTTTTGCCGAATCACCCCTGGGAACGAATAGAACCGAAGATTGTTCATGGCAGCTTCGACTTCTGATTTGGGACGATGTGCGATCGCGAAAAGATAGCGCTCGATCGGTTTCCAGGTACGACGCGCAACTTGTACGCAGGGCACTCCACCTTTCATCCCGATCGAGTATCCTGCAAAATGGATCGGAGCAATGCGGATGTCTCGCCAGCAGATTCGATCAAACGCGGGATGTTTCCCTTCAGTTGCGAGCAAGATAAAGCGATGCCCTT
It encodes:
- a CDS encoding N-6 DNA methylase, translating into MPYNAGAIPKDERFNEREAQYFAIAKRHSEKEMNAFASLLGMTTFAVQTFERDFLGPIYMDFGANERNGEFYTPESLGITMARMTLTRSFLESILNQKKLITISDPACGSGGLLIEAYQVIKEELQIDDASDRVLFHAVDVSRNAFNMCVIQLGLLGVMADIYHGNTLTLETFEHRDTPALALWRHQCRTDPALRMLLFLRQLEQETCANRLIEQPNDGDAIAEEAVAASKLEASEADVTFTPQQLKLFE
- the radC gene encoding RadC family protein — translated: MREEIHHSLETDWADFSISPTLKSSYAAAKRSSDPTLTLRHYPQGETPRERLLTEGAGHLSNTELLAILLGSGNASQGESAVALAQKLLAHLQNHLDDATRSLREAKPEILMQVNGIGEAKAATILAAIELGRRLFLQSPPIGTVIDSPELAAQALSKNLMFQPQERFAVLLLNIKHQLLGQQLIAIGSGNQTCVHPPDVFREAIRQNAARLIIAHNHPSGNLTPSSEDIALTKQLLDAGQLLMLPVLDHLILGNGDFLSLRTTTTLWSEISS
- a CDS encoding IS982 family transposase — translated: MEPIVSRLDLTALFCDVDDFCQTFEWAWAHQPQLPSMPGEKRSRSRLRLSEVMTIVIAFHASGARTFKDFYTLTVLPHWRKAFPNLVSYTRFVELMPWCLMLLCCFLMTRRGEMTGIAFVDSTPIEVCHPARAHSHKVFKHQVGWGKSSTGWKFGFKLHLIINEHGELLAFKLTPANTDDRAPVAEMTEGIFGKLFGDRGYISQKLFEELYERGLKLITKRKRNMKQKLVTLMDKILLRKRSLIESVNDQLKNICQIEHSRHRSYWNFLVNLMAGLIAYTYQPKLPSLDLQPKGLPALPPAIF
- a CDS encoding ParA family protein, translated to MKRQHQTLVIGIGNQKGGVGKTTMTIQLAYALAEQGHKVLIIDLDVNAGSTKHLGIDPRAYLGTFEVLLGDEDPLTAIVTHEDEGHSLPESLHLLTGSRKLEELEERLRAKKSKFDDTPLHDVLKPVIKKLRGYYDFIFLDTPPSAPLPIVAAYKAADGFLLVAIPEGLAIQGLQEALHDIEEVRKYGNPDLQLVGLAIGAVDARTRLSRELIAYVDKEFKEYVLKPVIQRSTIIPTAQTQQKSIFQTHPDHAITQCFRDMAQEFKAKIARFFDRQTFDEVDHG
- a CDS encoding helix-turn-helix transcriptional regulator — its product is MTLPGSTMTFSEWLCFKRKRSQIRQKDLASALGLSKQTISSWETGESFPKLTPLQMQILCEKLDCSLSELASYQAVAEAP
- a CDS encoding ParB/RepB/Spo0J family partition protein, translating into MAKRDRLDIDNFFSEVDQNQELHNLRGKVQSLEEELSQNVEREQQLVSEIEHLRSQMLDPKEQAQLETQIGVLRDHLKGTQGVVKYPVNKVHRNPNQPRQTFDEEVEAMRLSLLKEGQLDPIILFEDGMLFDGECRWRSAEAMGWETIDAVFTARPQDDKTLRRRAYLTSLHRRGLNALDKAETLVAIASDEIPDLPQEDVSRIVNRVLIRLKRKNQSLGDRLHLQPQEEQQRVLEELGLEEIEVQTFLVFLGLQEHPASLNRNIFPTLNLFDDLKAAIRTQRLGCPQALLLNGLSAQKLGITEKQALKLRQKAIKEVTSRNLSTIETRRWVAEQRKQSSKSGEAEDSSGEHRNEQVDQVIHVIRDLSLKDALPVEQRNELKTVLKNVLAQLEKMV
- a CDS encoding ParA family protein, producing the protein MAKQIRLAIMTGAGGVGKTTLAANLGYEIARLGYKVGLFDLDPQGSLNVACRLNKTPAPKTTCAWIFSGFFDGTYSFVPVWSNHVKTLEVLQGGNALFKVMPNLAQTGGVDLLKDAIEQYPLPHDLIIFDCPATLETIPKAALVAATHLLIPLVPDAKAIDGTRVLLDWYAASIQELKLDSPPKILGFVINNVENGAEHQRLSQELPPYYKARGYEVFPMIRHYTAFTNAWSEGVPLRVHRTSHPAIEPLEAIVNNIVKELGGKQRGKARSTRHR
- a CDS encoding ParB/RepB/Spo0J family partition protein, whose translation is MKAENDAVAINLVEDVDTKQNVQLIPLNCIQVGKQSRTYFSPHSLNLLAQSFQRYGFQGVINVRYIDRDCYEVVAGERRLRAAKLAGLKAVQCIVGDFTPEEALEFALRENLQREDLSKLEETEALLALLSLKLKLEQSHIIEVINKEGHLDRQKNNQPKSTELQQIESLLGSFGIELQTFRTKNLRTLTLPYEIRQAHLEGGLPYSSALEIGKVKDPTVRANVLQEALAQGYSVRDVQSIVQQVAQPSSRETLKPSDRVHAIARRLKKVEASIRDRVKLDQVIDQFIDVLEEIVKDRAS